Proteins encoded together in one Physeter macrocephalus isolate SW-GA unplaced genomic scaffold, ASM283717v5 random_353, whole genome shotgun sequence window:
- the RAB34 gene encoding ras-related protein Rab-34 isoform X1 → MNILAPVRRDRVLTELPQCLRKEAALHVHKGFHPRVTCACQEHRTGTVGRFKISKVIVVGDLSVGKTCLINRFCKDTFDKNYKATIGVDFEMERFEVLGVPFSLQLWDTAGQERFKCIASTYYRGAQAIIIVFNLNDVASLEHTKQWLADALKENDPSGVLLFLVGSKKDLSTPAQYMLMEKDALKVAQEMKAEYWAVSSLTGENVREFFFRVTALTFEANVLAELEKSGSRRIGDVVRINSDDSNLYLTASKKKPMCCP, encoded by the exons ATGAACATTCTGGCGCCGGTGCGGAGGGACCGCGTCCTGACGGAGCTGCCCCAG TGCCTGAGGAAGGAGGCCGCTTTGCACGTGCACAAAGGCTTCCACCCCCGCGTCACCTGCGCCTGCCAGGAGCACCGGACAGGCACCGTGGG CAGATTTAAGATCTCCAAGGTCATTGTGGTGGGGGACCTGTCAGTGGGGAAGACTTGTCTCATTAATAG GTTCTGCAAAGACACCTTTGATAAGAACTACAAGGCCACCATCGGAGTGGACTTTGAGATGGAACGATTTGAGGTGTTGGGCGTCCCCTTCAGTCTGCAGCT ctgGGACACCGCTGGACAGGAGAGGTTCAAATGCATTGCATCGACCTACTACCGAGGAGCTCAAG CCATCATCATCGTTTTCAACCTGAATGATGTGGCCTCCCTGGAACATACCAA GCAGTGGCTAGCTGATGCACTCAAGGAGAATGACCCTTCCGGTGTGCTTCTTTTCCTCGTGGGTTCCAAGAAGGACCTGAGT ACTCCTGCTCAGTATATGCTAATGGAGAAAGATGCACTCAAGGTGGCTCAAGAGATGAAGGCCGAGTACTGGGCAGTCTCATCTCTCACTG GTGAAAATGTCCGGGAATTCTTCTTTCGTGTGACGGCACTGACCTTTGAGGCCAACGTGCTGGCTGAGCTGGAGAAATCGGGGTCCCGGCGTATTGGGGATGTTGTCC GCATCAACAGTGATGACAGCAACCTCTACCTAACTGCCAGCAAGAAGAAGCCCATGTGTTGCCCATGA
- the RAB34 gene encoding ras-related protein Rab-34 isoform X3, translating into MNILAPVRRDRVLTELPQCLRKEAALHVHKGFHPRVTCACQEHRTGTVGFCKDTFDKNYKATIGVDFEMERFEVLGVPFSLQLWDTAGQERFKCIASTYYRGAQAIIIVFNLNDVASLEHTKQWLADALKENDPSGVLLFLVGSKKDLSTPAQYMLMEKDALKVAQEMKAEYWAVSSLTGENVREFFFRVTALTFEANVLAELEKSGSRRIGDVVRINSDDSNLYLTASKKKPMCCP; encoded by the exons ATGAACATTCTGGCGCCGGTGCGGAGGGACCGCGTCCTGACGGAGCTGCCCCAG TGCCTGAGGAAGGAGGCCGCTTTGCACGTGCACAAAGGCTTCCACCCCCGCGTCACCTGCGCCTGCCAGGAGCACCGGACAGGCACCGTGGG GTTCTGCAAAGACACCTTTGATAAGAACTACAAGGCCACCATCGGAGTGGACTTTGAGATGGAACGATTTGAGGTGTTGGGCGTCCCCTTCAGTCTGCAGCT ctgGGACACCGCTGGACAGGAGAGGTTCAAATGCATTGCATCGACCTACTACCGAGGAGCTCAAG CCATCATCATCGTTTTCAACCTGAATGATGTGGCCTCCCTGGAACATACCAA GCAGTGGCTAGCTGATGCACTCAAGGAGAATGACCCTTCCGGTGTGCTTCTTTTCCTCGTGGGTTCCAAGAAGGACCTGAGT ACTCCTGCTCAGTATATGCTAATGGAGAAAGATGCACTCAAGGTGGCTCAAGAGATGAAGGCCGAGTACTGGGCAGTCTCATCTCTCACTG GTGAAAATGTCCGGGAATTCTTCTTTCGTGTGACGGCACTGACCTTTGAGGCCAACGTGCTGGCTGAGCTGGAGAAATCGGGGTCCCGGCGTATTGGGGATGTTGTCC GCATCAACAGTGATGACAGCAACCTCTACCTAACTGCCAGCAAGAAGAAGCCCATGTGTTGCCCATGA
- the RPL23A gene encoding large ribosomal subunit protein uL23, producing MAPKAKKEVPAPPKAEAKAKALKAKKAVLKGVHSHKKKKIRTSPTFRRPKTLRLRRQPKYPRKSAPRRNKLDHYAIIKFPLTTESAMKKIEDNNTLVFIVDVKANKHQIKQAVKKLYDIDVAKVNTLIRPDGEKKAYVRLAPDYDALDVANKIGII from the exons ATGGCGCCGAAGGCGAAGAAGGAAG tCCCTGCCCCTCCCAAAGCCGAAGCCAAAGCAAAGGCTTTGAAGGCCAAGAAAGCAGTGTTGAAAGGCGtacacagccacaaaaaaaagaagatccgGACGTCACCCACCTTCCGACGGCCCAAAACACTGCGGCTCAGGAGGCAGCCCAAATATCCTCGGAAGAGCGCCCCTAGGAGAAACAA GCTTGACCACTATGCCATCATCAAGTTCCCCCTCACCACCGAGTCAGccatgaagaaaatagaagacaacAACACACTGGTGTTCATTGTGGATGTCAAGGCCAACAAGCACCAAATTAAACAGGCTGTGAAGAAGCTCTATGACATTGACGTGGCTAAGGTCAACACCCTGATCAG GCCTGATGGAGAGAAGAAGGCATATGTTCGACTGGCTCCTGACTATGACGCTTTGGATGTTGCCAACAAA attgggATCATCTAA
- the RAB34 gene encoding ras-related protein Rab-34 isoform X2 has translation MNILAPVRRDRVLTELPQCLRKEAALHVHKGFHPRVTCACQEHRTGTVGFKISKVIVVGDLSVGKTCLINRFCKDTFDKNYKATIGVDFEMERFEVLGVPFSLQLWDTAGQERFKCIASTYYRGAQAIIIVFNLNDVASLEHTKQWLADALKENDPSGVLLFLVGSKKDLSTPAQYMLMEKDALKVAQEMKAEYWAVSSLTGENVREFFFRVTALTFEANVLAELEKSGSRRIGDVVRINSDDSNLYLTASKKKPMCCP, from the exons ATGAACATTCTGGCGCCGGTGCGGAGGGACCGCGTCCTGACGGAGCTGCCCCAG TGCCTGAGGAAGGAGGCCGCTTTGCACGTGCACAAAGGCTTCCACCCCCGCGTCACCTGCGCCTGCCAGGAGCACCGGACAGGCACCGTGGG ATTTAAGATCTCCAAGGTCATTGTGGTGGGGGACCTGTCAGTGGGGAAGACTTGTCTCATTAATAG GTTCTGCAAAGACACCTTTGATAAGAACTACAAGGCCACCATCGGAGTGGACTTTGAGATGGAACGATTTGAGGTGTTGGGCGTCCCCTTCAGTCTGCAGCT ctgGGACACCGCTGGACAGGAGAGGTTCAAATGCATTGCATCGACCTACTACCGAGGAGCTCAAG CCATCATCATCGTTTTCAACCTGAATGATGTGGCCTCCCTGGAACATACCAA GCAGTGGCTAGCTGATGCACTCAAGGAGAATGACCCTTCCGGTGTGCTTCTTTTCCTCGTGGGTTCCAAGAAGGACCTGAGT ACTCCTGCTCAGTATATGCTAATGGAGAAAGATGCACTCAAGGTGGCTCAAGAGATGAAGGCCGAGTACTGGGCAGTCTCATCTCTCACTG GTGAAAATGTCCGGGAATTCTTCTTTCGTGTGACGGCACTGACCTTTGAGGCCAACGTGCTGGCTGAGCTGGAGAAATCGGGGTCCCGGCGTATTGGGGATGTTGTCC GCATCAACAGTGATGACAGCAACCTCTACCTAACTGCCAGCAAGAAGAAGCCCATGTGTTGCCCATGA